A portion of the Bdellovibrio bacteriovorus genome contains these proteins:
- a CDS encoding DUF6531 domain-containing protein produces the protein MMKKALAAFAFLFSAQAFALVDMKNANYSNTWIDMDVPGSGYDLKVVRTYNSRSLFNGMFGFGWCSDFETSMEVNAEGNIKVKECGGGMEITFSPREVTRKDVDNTISQIITKMRAQKKVGVTESSLAALKTQLLEDDNARSEYATQYGVAVPVREGTKFFANGREVENFVFNKTYYTRNMPDGSAQRFSPQGKLTHIYDKNGNFLKFEYDKDVIATIQDNNSRRLSFKYYQNKKVKSISGPNGLLVEFKFANLDDLSWVKNAWGKTYTFEYDELHNLTKATWPDKTFIAVKYDKKNDWVLGFTDRDKCLESYKYEFSQNDPKNHYWSTVKKTCGKEVMADNKYEFWHQQRPDGQYFLQRVMTTVNGSVTDISYHEVFGKPISIRRNAERISYEYYPDGLVKVKASPTARMNYEYDPKIKKVSSVTTNFFNEKGAKISTKTSQFKYDGKGNLAFAQNSDGQKINMTYDNRGRIATITDQAKKVVKIEYEERYGKPSVVTRPGLGTIVVSYKSNGEINKVDSKEGPSVAMQVASTFNNLLDVIAPATAELYL, from the coding sequence ATGATGAAGAAAGCTCTGGCGGCGTTCGCCTTTCTTTTCTCGGCGCAAGCATTTGCTCTTGTAGACATGAAAAATGCTAACTATTCAAACACCTGGATCGACATGGACGTTCCGGGAAGTGGTTACGATTTAAAAGTCGTGCGCACTTATAACAGCCGTTCGCTATTCAACGGCATGTTTGGTTTCGGCTGGTGTTCTGATTTTGAAACTTCGATGGAAGTAAATGCCGAAGGCAATATCAAAGTTAAAGAATGCGGCGGCGGTATGGAGATCACCTTTTCTCCTCGCGAAGTGACTCGCAAAGACGTTGATAATACAATCAGTCAAATTATCACCAAAATGAGAGCTCAGAAGAAAGTAGGCGTGACAGAATCATCGCTGGCTGCTTTGAAAACTCAGCTTCTTGAAGATGACAATGCTCGTTCGGAATACGCTACCCAATATGGCGTTGCGGTTCCCGTTCGTGAAGGTACTAAATTCTTTGCCAACGGTCGTGAAGTCGAAAATTTTGTTTTCAATAAAACTTATTACACTCGCAATATGCCAGATGGAAGTGCGCAGCGCTTCAGTCCTCAAGGGAAGCTCACGCATATATACGATAAAAACGGCAACTTCTTAAAGTTCGAATACGATAAAGACGTCATTGCGACAATCCAAGACAATAACAGTCGCCGTCTTTCGTTTAAATATTATCAAAATAAAAAGGTGAAATCGATCTCGGGCCCGAACGGCCTTTTGGTTGAATTCAAATTTGCAAACCTAGATGACTTATCATGGGTAAAAAATGCTTGGGGCAAGACCTACACCTTTGAATACGACGAGCTCCACAACCTGACTAAAGCTACATGGCCAGATAAAACTTTTATCGCCGTTAAGTACGATAAAAAGAATGACTGGGTTTTAGGTTTTACCGATCGTGACAAATGCTTAGAGTCTTATAAGTACGAGTTCTCACAAAACGATCCAAAAAATCATTATTGGTCGACAGTTAAGAAAACTTGCGGCAAAGAAGTGATGGCCGACAATAAATACGAATTCTGGCATCAACAACGCCCTGACGGTCAGTATTTCTTACAACGTGTTATGACAACGGTTAATGGCAGCGTGACAGACATCAGCTACCATGAAGTCTTTGGCAAACCGATTTCTATCCGTCGAAATGCCGAACGTATTTCTTATGAGTACTACCCAGATGGTTTGGTTAAAGTTAAAGCCAGTCCAACCGCACGTATGAACTATGAATATGATCCTAAGATTAAAAAAGTAAGCTCCGTAACAACGAACTTCTTTAACGAGAAGGGCGCTAAGATCTCTACTAAAACCTCACAGTTTAAGTATGACGGTAAGGGTAATTTGGCTTTCGCCCAAAATAGCGATGGTCAAAAGATCAATATGACTTACGATAATCGCGGTCGTATTGCGACGATCACCGATCAGGCCAAAAAGGTCGTTAAAATCGAATACGAAGAGCGTTATGGCAAGCCATCGGTAGTAACCCGCCCAGGATTAGGAACGATCGTGGTTAGTTACAAATCTAATGGTGA
- a CDS encoding ATPase, T2SS/T4P/T4SS family, translating to MAINQNCNLIAVVGGKGGVGKSVFAANFACTLMTELRSQVLLIDCDAKSVGDQNVIMGIKPQKTLKELANFQGSLNAQPMNTLVTMHPSGLAYLGAVRGPEETLSIAPDLLGKLTEFFSRAFKFIVVDVGTDLGPAQMAILQEATAIMIVTSPEVLVVTQTQRLINELLSATFPKEMFQLVINKASPTGLSPQTISNQLQLPYLGIIPQDEATTMMALQKYTPFVISSPKAPVTAAYYDVARKLTGGTLQRLKTLTRPKPLAAPPTEAAAGSAPVSGHGLDARTMLKIRIHNELIRTVDLKKLLLDTKQDENKEKEVREKTKREITLIVDREASDVSRDERSKLIKEILEEALGLGPLEDLLADNDVTEIMVNGHKKIFVEKSGKVQLSPSTFTSNDHLRRIIERIVTPLGRQINESTPTVDARLKDGSRVNAVIEPLAIDGPALTIRKFKKGGITAEKYIGYGSITKNMIDFLRICVENGLNVVISGGTGSGKTSLLNMLSSYIPANERVITVEDAAELQLQQEHVVRLETRPASMEGTNAISIRDLIKNSLRMRPDRIIVGECRDGAALDMLQAMNTGHDGSMTTTHANSPRECIARLETLCMMSGMDLPVRAIREQIAGAVNLIVQISRLSDGSRKILSITEVAGMQGDVVTLAEIFRFKETGYDKNRKIQGIFQATGTIPSFIQKLSDKGVTIPREIFGNDPTTNAPGSGPAKPPIATMPKMPGVAPVKKSG from the coding sequence TTGGCTATTAATCAGAATTGCAATCTTATCGCAGTCGTAGGCGGAAAAGGTGGCGTCGGTAAATCCGTATTTGCCGCAAACTTTGCCTGCACCCTCATGACCGAACTCCGCTCTCAAGTCCTTCTTATTGATTGCGACGCAAAGAGCGTTGGCGATCAAAACGTTATCATGGGAATTAAACCTCAAAAGACTCTTAAGGAACTTGCGAACTTCCAAGGTTCTTTAAATGCCCAACCCATGAATACTTTAGTAACAATGCACCCATCGGGTTTAGCTTACTTAGGTGCGGTTCGTGGACCTGAAGAAACGCTTTCTATTGCGCCAGATCTTTTAGGAAAACTGACAGAGTTTTTCAGTCGCGCTTTTAAATTTATCGTCGTCGACGTCGGAACCGATTTAGGCCCAGCGCAAATGGCGATCTTACAAGAAGCCACCGCGATCATGATCGTAACAAGCCCCGAAGTTTTGGTTGTGACGCAAACACAGCGTCTGATCAATGAGCTTTTATCAGCGACGTTCCCGAAAGAAATGTTCCAATTGGTGATCAACAAAGCTTCACCAACAGGTCTTTCACCACAAACAATTTCAAATCAGTTACAGCTTCCGTATTTGGGAATCATTCCTCAAGATGAAGCGACAACAATGATGGCTTTACAGAAATACACGCCATTCGTTATTTCTTCACCTAAAGCTCCGGTGACAGCCGCGTATTATGATGTCGCTCGTAAACTTACAGGCGGAACTTTACAAAGACTTAAAACCCTGACCCGTCCTAAACCACTGGCAGCCCCACCGACAGAAGCCGCTGCGGGAAGTGCGCCTGTTTCCGGACATGGCCTTGATGCCCGTACGATGCTTAAAATTCGTATTCACAACGAATTAATCCGCACCGTGGATTTGAAAAAGCTTTTGCTTGATACTAAACAAGATGAAAACAAAGAAAAAGAAGTTCGCGAAAAAACAAAACGTGAAATCACGTTGATTGTCGACCGCGAAGCTTCTGATGTTTCTCGGGATGAGCGCTCAAAGCTTATCAAAGAAATTCTGGAAGAAGCTTTGGGACTAGGCCCCTTGGAAGATCTTTTGGCAGATAACGACGTCACCGAGATTATGGTGAATGGTCATAAAAAAATCTTTGTCGAGAAAAGTGGCAAGGTGCAGCTAAGCCCGTCCACCTTTACTTCAAATGACCACTTACGTCGTATTATTGAACGTATCGTGACTCCCTTAGGGCGTCAGATCAATGAATCCACACCCACTGTCGATGCCCGTCTTAAAGATGGATCGCGTGTGAATGCGGTGATTGAGCCTTTGGCGATTGATGGACCCGCCTTAACAATTCGTAAATTTAAAAAAGGTGGTATCACCGCCGAAAAATATATCGGTTATGGCAGTATCACAAAAAACATGATCGACTTCTTACGCATCTGTGTTGAAAACGGTCTGAATGTTGTTATTTCTGGTGGTACCGGTTCAGGTAAAACATCTTTACTGAACATGCTTTCTTCTTACATCCCCGCCAATGAGCGCGTCATCACAGTCGAGGACGCGGCCGAGCTTCAATTGCAACAAGAACACGTGGTGCGCCTGGAGACTCGCCCGGCTTCCATGGAAGGCACCAACGCCATTTCGATTCGAGACTTGATTAAGAACTCCTTACGTATGCGTCCTGATCGCATCATCGTGGGTGAGTGCCGTGACGGGGCCGCGCTAGACATGCTTCAAGCGATGAACACAGGCCATGATGGTTCCATGACCACCACACATGCCAACAGCCCGCGTGAATGTATTGCTCGTTTAGAAACACTTTGTATGATGTCAGGCATGGATCTTCCCGTGCGGGCAATTCGCGAACAAATTGCCGGTGCGGTGAATTTGATCGTGCAGATTTCACGTCTATCTGATGGTAGCCGTAAAATCCTTAGCATCACGGAAGTCGCCGGCATGCAGGGTGATGTTGTCACGCTAGCTGAGATCTTTAGATTTAAAGAAACTGGTTACGACAAAAACAGAAAAATCCAAGGAATCTTCCAAGCTACTGGTACTATCCCCAGCTTTATCCAAAAACTCAGCGATAAGGGTGTTACCATCCCACGCGAGATCTTTGGTAATGATCCGACCACCAACGCTCCGGGCAGCGGTCCGGCCAAACCACCCATTGCAACCATGCCTAAAATGCCAGGCGTTGCTCCGGTGAAAAAATCGGGATAG
- a CDS encoding type II secretion system F family protein, translated as MSFLFNEWIMIPIFGICVFVIVILWADKTIAWLHKRSLGQRDQVLKLMRVMGMDVNERRVTILILLCSFGVGALAFLVFWPNVIMGFIFGASLTIAGWQLPLLVIRLIYEKRCTAFVDQMVDGLTIMANGIKAGSNPQESMKRVVEIMGNPISQEFSQVLYQMQVGDSFESALNDLGERIPRPDVQMFVTAINILKETGGNLAETFQTIVITIRERQKVEKKIQALTAQGLMQGIIVSIIPFILMGVFFMVDPAFIKPMFSTTLGLVLLFAMLALQIIGGVVIKKLVTIKV; from the coding sequence ATGAGCTTTTTGTTTAACGAATGGATCATGATTCCCATCTTTGGCATTTGCGTATTTGTCATCGTGATCCTATGGGCCGATAAAACCATTGCATGGCTGCATAAGCGCAGTCTTGGTCAACGAGATCAAGTTCTGAAGTTGATGCGCGTGATGGGCATGGATGTGAACGAAAGACGTGTAACCATCTTGATTCTGCTATGCAGTTTCGGCGTGGGTGCCTTGGCATTTTTAGTGTTCTGGCCCAATGTCATCATGGGTTTCATCTTTGGTGCGTCGTTAACAATTGCTGGGTGGCAGCTTCCGCTTTTAGTGATTCGTTTGATTTATGAAAAACGTTGTACGGCCTTCGTGGATCAAATGGTGGATGGCCTGACTATCATGGCCAACGGTATTAAAGCAGGCTCCAATCCCCAAGAGTCCATGAAGCGTGTGGTTGAGATTATGGGAAACCCCATCAGCCAAGAGTTCTCGCAAGTTTTATATCAAATGCAAGTCGGTGATAGCTTTGAAAGTGCTTTAAACGATCTTGGAGAGCGCATTCCACGTCCTGACGTACAAATGTTCGTAACTGCCATTAATATCTTAAAGGAAACTGGTGGTAACTTAGCGGAAACTTTCCAGACCATCGTCATAACAATCCGCGAGAGACAAAAAGTTGAGAAAAAAATTCAAGCCCTGACTGCTCAAGGTCTTATGCAGGGAATTATCGTTTCTATCATTCCATTTATCCTTATGGGCGTCTTTTTCATGGTGGATCCGGCTTTCATCAAACCCATGTTCAGCACAACCCTAGGTCTAGTGTTACTCTTTGCGATGCTAGCTCTTCAAATAATCGGTGGCGTAGTCATCAAAAAGCTTGTTACCATCAAAGTGTAG
- a CDS encoding Flp1 family type IVb pilin, protein MKKFKNFSKNLLKNKRGQGATEYILLLVVVVALVMLFKDKIKSTMDGKIGELSEKITNFQGE, encoded by the coding sequence ATGAAAAAGTTTAAGAACTTTTCGAAGAATCTATTGAAGAATAAGCGCGGCCAAGGTGCCACGGAGTACATCCTATTGCTTGTGGTGGTTGTAGCGCTAGTCATGCTTTTCAAAGACAAAATCAAATCGACAATGGACGGAAAAATTGGTGAGTTGAGCGAAAAAATCACTAATTTCCAGGGCGAATAA
- a CDS encoding BON domain-containing protein, whose translation MKKTLLLTGLILSLSLGVELAHAQEELVAEPSSQTADEGLGVFRSRKFINLTLGIEQEEKLPPLPANIEFKGDFRRIVTAEYSKDLNVIRFIPKAQGFATLTIHDKRNSKIVAEYRIDIKKSKLDKVVREIRALLGDIEGINIKIVNDKVVVDGQILLPKDLARIFNVIRQFGDQASSLVTLSPLAQKKIAEFIARDINNPEIEVRAVNDKIILQGWANSDEESKRAEIIAKTYLPDIVIDAAEDGGPIKKRRPVNDGVINLIQIKEAAPKPPAKMIQMVVHYVELSKDYSKNFKFQFTPELGDNSQMTFQTGGDTPGGVISSITGTVSNLLPKLNWAKQHGHARVLESTSLIVEDGKKGEIKQVTDQPYSVIGKDGVQGTAFAQVGIVTGITPVLLGEKSGSVHMEMSFEVSSLIGTSATGAPIVSKNQMSSTVTVRDRQSAAVGGLIRNSTSTGYNRPSGQKNPIISLYASKDFMKQQSQFVVFVTPIVKTSASSGAEAIKKKFRLRD comes from the coding sequence ATGAAAAAAACACTACTTCTTACGGGATTGATCTTGAGTCTTTCCTTAGGAGTCGAATTGGCTCACGCGCAGGAAGAACTTGTCGCGGAACCATCCTCCCAAACTGCGGATGAAGGATTGGGAGTTTTCCGCTCTCGAAAATTCATCAATCTTACCTTGGGTATTGAGCAGGAAGAAAAACTTCCACCCTTACCGGCAAACATCGAGTTCAAAGGGGACTTCCGTCGTATCGTTACGGCTGAATACTCTAAGGACCTCAATGTCATTCGTTTTATTCCTAAAGCTCAAGGTTTTGCGACACTCACGATTCACGATAAACGTAATAGCAAGATCGTGGCCGAGTATCGCATCGATATTAAAAAATCTAAACTTGATAAAGTCGTGCGAGAGATTCGGGCCCTTTTAGGTGATATCGAAGGCATCAACATCAAAATCGTGAACGATAAGGTTGTCGTTGACGGTCAGATCCTATTGCCAAAAGACTTAGCGCGTATCTTTAACGTGATCCGCCAGTTTGGTGATCAAGCTTCATCGCTTGTTACTTTAAGTCCCCTCGCGCAAAAGAAGATCGCCGAATTTATCGCGCGTGATATTAACAATCCCGAAATCGAAGTTCGTGCCGTCAATGATAAAATCATTCTGCAAGGTTGGGCGAACAGTGATGAAGAATCAAAACGTGCCGAGATCATTGCAAAGACGTATCTTCCAGACATCGTGATTGATGCCGCCGAAGACGGTGGTCCCATTAAAAAACGTCGCCCGGTGAATGATGGGGTTATTAACTTGATCCAAATCAAGGAAGCCGCACCAAAACCACCAGCAAAAATGATCCAAATGGTTGTCCACTATGTAGAGTTAAGCAAGGACTACTCTAAAAACTTTAAATTTCAATTCACTCCTGAGTTGGGTGACAACTCGCAGATGACTTTCCAAACTGGGGGCGATACCCCAGGTGGTGTGATCAGCTCGATCACGGGAACAGTTTCTAACTTATTACCGAAATTGAACTGGGCCAAACAACACGGGCATGCGCGCGTCCTTGAAAGTACTAGCTTGATCGTGGAAGACGGTAAAAAAGGTGAAATCAAACAAGTGACGGACCAACCTTATTCGGTCATCGGTAAAGATGGCGTTCAAGGAACGGCCTTTGCCCAAGTGGGTATCGTCACGGGTATTACGCCCGTGTTATTGGGTGAAAAATCTGGTTCGGTTCACATGGAAATGAGTTTTGAGGTATCAAGTTTGATTGGTACTTCCGCCACCGGTGCGCCGATTGTGAGTAAAAACCAAATGTCCAGCACCGTGACTGTCCGTGACCGTCAAAGTGCCGCGGTGGGTGGTTTGATTCGTAATTCGACTTCAACTGGTTACAACCGCCCTTCTGGACAAAAGAACCCGATCATCAGCTTGTATGCCTCTAAAGACTTCATGAAGCAACAAAGCCAATTCGTTGTGTTCGTCACACCTATTGTGAAGACTTCTGCGAGTTCCGGGGCCGAAGCCATTAAGAAAAAGTTCCGTTTACGAGACTAA
- the cpaB gene encoding Flp pilus assembly protein CpaB encodes MGSNETRNLWLSIAAGVFATFLLYSYSQEKKAEYDKRFGSTKRIVVAKEDIAEMQTIYDTMVEVKEMPADFIQPDAISIPDEIIGNVAAVPIRKGQMVVKNNLLTPGPDTGIALQVAPSKRAVTIPIDEVRAVAKLVRPGDRVDIYAAVDNGKGVNQRREVFVMMSDVVVLATGVSVVNNIPRMFEIDSTGKNVTQIALTGDTKYTTITIEATPKEAQDLFYILSTAPGNLFFALRNPSDRAVPARLPSSTSDSVLGKPVMADMPVAPQIALPPRPAFTPPVQQQRPQTPRRNGFQTL; translated from the coding sequence ATGGGATCGAATGAAACAAGAAACCTTTGGCTTTCGATTGCGGCAGGAGTCTTCGCGACATTCCTACTGTATAGCTATTCTCAAGAAAAGAAGGCTGAATACGATAAACGCTTCGGCTCTACAAAGCGTATTGTCGTGGCTAAAGAAGATATCGCCGAAATGCAAACGATCTATGACACGATGGTGGAAGTAAAAGAAATGCCGGCGGATTTTATCCAGCCAGACGCGATTTCAATTCCCGACGAAATCATAGGTAATGTCGCCGCAGTTCCAATTCGTAAGGGACAAATGGTTGTTAAAAATAACCTTTTAACTCCAGGTCCAGACACGGGTATTGCCTTGCAAGTTGCTCCAAGTAAACGTGCCGTAACTATTCCTATTGATGAAGTCCGCGCCGTGGCAAAACTGGTCCGCCCTGGGGATCGCGTGGATATCTATGCCGCCGTGGATAACGGTAAAGGAGTCAATCAACGCCGTGAAGTGTTCGTGATGATGTCGGACGTTGTTGTTCTTGCAACAGGTGTCAGCGTTGTTAATAACATTCCACGTATGTTTGAAATCGATTCAACGGGTAAAAACGTGACTCAGATCGCCTTAACAGGGGATACAAAGTATACGACGATCACGATCGAGGCGACTCCAAAAGAAGCGCAAGATCTGTTCTATATCCTTTCAACAGCTCCGGGTAACTTGTTCTTCGCTTTAAGAAATCCAAGCGACCGTGCCGTACCTGCACGTTTACCAAGTTCAACTTCGGATTCTGTTTTAGGAAAACCGGTCATGGCAGATATGCCCGTGGCGCCTCAGATTGCTTTACCACCAAGACCTGCATTTACACCACCGGTCCAACAACAAAGGCCGCAGACACCACGACGTAACGGGTTCCAGACTTTGTAA